A single genomic interval of Lentimicrobium saccharophilum harbors:
- a CDS encoding RagB/SusD family nutrient uptake outer membrane protein, whose product MKANKWIVPLLMLTMVFFSSCQDYLDFEPENTIPAEGFFETQEHAEQAVNSIYAHFRSWEMVSFAFIIMQEVPSDNAVKGSAVGDASFINDYDNFAFTPNQFVLKDYWAGRYRGINKANQAITNIPAITMNESLKTRLIGEAKFLRALLYFDLVRAYGDVPTPLSVPVGPEINFRTPKAKVYEYIEQDLLDAMAVLPDTYDASNKGRATAGAAKGLLAKVYLYMERWGDAERLATEVVSSGKYSLESNFYNVFRVAAENGPESVFEIQAQQIEGNWGVSFSQHAEVQSVRGQWGWGFNIPTDDLAAAFDAAGDQIRKAATILYKGDTTPDGDIIAGVPSLEGIEGTPRYNGKAYYPPAQQLFGPYGSGQNIRVLRFSEILLIQAEARIRQGNASGAVEPLKLVRNRVNLPEINSPTLDDVLLERRLELAMEGDRFFDLVRTGKAASVLASKGFVAGKHEVFAVPQELIDLSEGNLTQNPGY is encoded by the coding sequence ATGAAAGCGAATAAATGGATAGTTCCCCTTCTGATGCTGACAATGGTTTTTTTCAGTTCCTGCCAGGATTACCTGGATTTCGAGCCTGAAAATACCATTCCTGCAGAAGGCTTTTTTGAAACACAGGAGCATGCCGAACAGGCCGTCAACTCAATCTATGCGCACTTCCGTTCATGGGAAATGGTTTCCTTTGCGTTTATCATTATGCAGGAAGTACCTTCCGACAATGCCGTTAAGGGCAGTGCCGTAGGCGATGCATCTTTTATCAACGACTATGACAACTTTGCCTTCACACCCAATCAGTTTGTATTGAAGGACTATTGGGCCGGCAGATACCGTGGAATCAACAAAGCAAACCAGGCAATCACCAACATTCCGGCAATTACAATGAATGAATCGTTGAAAACCCGGCTGATCGGTGAGGCCAAATTCCTCAGGGCTTTGCTCTATTTCGACCTTGTGAGGGCATATGGCGATGTACCTACCCCGTTGTCTGTTCCGGTTGGCCCCGAAATCAACTTCAGAACCCCTAAGGCAAAAGTCTATGAATACATTGAGCAGGACCTGCTGGATGCCATGGCTGTGCTGCCGGATACCTATGATGCATCAAACAAGGGAAGAGCCACTGCCGGAGCAGCCAAAGGATTGCTGGCAAAGGTTTACCTTTACATGGAAAGATGGGGCGATGCCGAACGCCTGGCTACCGAAGTAGTATCCTCCGGCAAATACAGTCTTGAATCCAACTTTTACAATGTATTCAGGGTTGCAGCAGAGAATGGTCCGGAATCCGTTTTTGAGATTCAGGCCCAGCAGATTGAAGGAAACTGGGGGGTATCATTCTCCCAGCATGCTGAAGTACAATCTGTACGCGGTCAGTGGGGATGGGGGTTCAACATCCCGACCGATGACCTGGCTGCCGCCTTCGACGCCGCAGGAGACCAGATCAGGAAAGCCGCAACCATCCTTTACAAAGGCGATACCACCCCCGACGGGGATATCATTGCCGGAGTTCCTTCCCTTGAAGGGATAGAAGGCACCCCCCGGTACAATGGCAAAGCTTACTATCCGCCGGCTCAGCAGCTGTTTGGCCCTTACGGATCAGGACAAAACATCCGTGTGTTGCGTTTTTCCGAAATCCTGCTTATTCAGGCAGAAGCGCGCATCAGGCAGGGAAATGCCTCAGGCGCTGTTGAACCGTTGAAGCTGGTAAGAAACAGGGTAAACCTGCCTGAAATCAACTCACCTACCCTCGATGATGTATTGCTCGAACGCCGCCTTGAACTCGCCATGGAAGGCGACCGCTTCTTCGACCTTGTGCGCACCGGCAAAGCTGCTTCGGTGCTGGCCTCGAAAGGATTTGTCGCCGGGAAGCATGAAGTTTTTGCCGTTCCGCAGGAACTGATTGATCTCTCTGAAGGTAACCTGACACAAAATCCCGGATATTAA
- a CDS encoding IS256 family transposase: MKNLHFTQEQVTKILEEIAIKENGLQELQKLSLEAMMRAEREEHNATNGDMSNGYRPRRTFGRGKIIELRVPRSRNGQFYPILLSLLRDQEEECRKLAFNLYGAGLTTEQVGQIFGDIYGKEYSTSQISRMFDYARNDVQTWLQRPLEPYYPIIMIDATFIYTRRIDHVSKEGYYTILGVRADRTREVLAVINFPTESANAWEVVLQSLKERGLKEIGLIVCDSLTAIEDSIWRQFPETEIQLCAIHLQRNVNKHIKPKDKALVAEDLKEVLRTGDRNDTVEKGYQRWLEFCSKWGKYYPSIKRMGENNRYKLNFTYLGYDYRTHNMLYSTNWIERLNRDYKRTTRMRGALPGPDATILLLGYVAMTRSAYQRKIPKIDYEQNKFHWEE, from the coding sequence ATGAAAAACCTACACTTTACACAAGAGCAAGTTACAAAGATTTTGGAAGAAATCGCCATAAAAGAGAATGGTTTACAGGAATTACAGAAGCTCAGCCTGGAAGCAATGATGCGAGCAGAACGAGAAGAACATAACGCCACAAATGGCGATATGAGTAATGGGTATAGACCTCGAAGGACATTTGGTCGGGGAAAAATTATTGAGCTTAGAGTGCCACGAAGCCGAAACGGGCAGTTTTACCCGATACTATTAAGCCTTTTACGTGATCAGGAAGAAGAATGCCGCAAACTTGCCTTTAATTTATATGGTGCTGGATTAACCACAGAGCAAGTAGGCCAGATATTTGGCGATATCTACGGAAAAGAATACAGCACAAGTCAGATAAGCCGCATGTTCGACTATGCCCGCAATGATGTACAGACATGGTTACAACGTCCTTTAGAGCCGTATTATCCCATTATAATGATAGATGCTACCTTTATCTATACCCGACGAATTGACCATGTTAGCAAAGAAGGATATTACACGATTTTGGGAGTCAGGGCCGATCGAACCCGGGAGGTGCTTGCAGTAATTAATTTCCCGACTGAAAGTGCCAATGCTTGGGAGGTCGTGCTACAGTCACTTAAAGAAAGAGGATTAAAAGAGATTGGGTTAATTGTATGTGACAGCCTTACTGCTATTGAGGATTCCATATGGAGACAGTTCCCGGAAACTGAGATTCAACTTTGTGCAATTCATCTGCAACGCAATGTAAACAAACACATTAAGCCTAAAGACAAAGCGCTGGTTGCAGAAGATTTAAAAGAAGTGCTGAGAACTGGAGATCGCAATGATACCGTTGAGAAAGGATATCAACGATGGCTAGAATTCTGCAGTAAATGGGGGAAATACTATCCGTCGATAAAAAGGATGGGAGAAAATAACCGCTATAAATTAAATTTCACCTACCTCGGATATGATTATAGAACCCATAATATGCTTTATTCTACCAACTGGATAGAACGGCTCAACAGAGACTATAAACGAACAACAAGAATGCGCGGCGCTTTACCAGGGCCAGATGCCACTATTCTTCTTTTAGGATATGTGGCTATGACCAGATCAGCATACCAAAGGAAGATCCCTAAGATTGATTATGAACAAAACAAATTTCACTGGGAAGAATGA
- a CDS encoding glucoamylase family protein, translating to MKHTLNRKLISFTLLLMTGLFCNSATAQTYLYFQDSPSGDYYEFSWMELTAPSELERMGSELRRFPVEVNTPAVQGTNCLRLKWKSVAGGDWIAIAAGLNWTDKNLTNTDTLIFWLRSVEGLNSSNLPRVFMEDVSNVKTTKHSFSAWCSNLAPGVWNRVAIPMSMFLNYGDPVDFTRIKTIGFSQGITDNVIHTLLVDDMRVFKGDGTSPPASQPSGVTAAGYDSHIEIGWLPNPEPFINGYEVQRSSDGGNSWQTVYVTDNNTTRYVDWVRPLGTQVSASYRVRALNASNEPSVPSVPASSSTRIFSDDELLDMVQEYTFRYFYDFAHPASGMARERNSSGDVVTTGGSGFGIMALLAGIERGYITRQQGIDRVLKIISFLENADRFHGVWPHWLNGNTGATVPFSEFDNGGDLVETGFLIQGLLTARQYFNLSTPEEQQIVSRITALWESVEWNWYSRNNSGVLYWHWSPDYGWQMNMQVRGWNEAAIIYMLAIASPTHAVPASYWNNGWAGMSYYRNGRSFYGYTLDVGWDRGGPLFFAHYSFLGFDPRNIKDQFTNYFNLNRNHTLIHRAYCTQNPLGHAGYGPNCWGLTASDDPDGYMAHEPVQGRDNGTITPTAALSSMPYTPVESLGALKHFYRELGAKTWGWMGFYDAFNQSRNWWATSYLAIDQGPIIVMIENHRSELLWNNFMANPEIAPMLEAIGFVPDPFGSQEIDPHQDQIRIYPNPVNQDHFSITIKLYIPDLLTISILDITGKKVTSPLTLTYQNSGEASCNIGTGNLKKGMYFLTINGTNHRSAHKLIIQ from the coding sequence ATGAAACACACCCTCAACCGGAAACTTATATCATTTACCCTCCTGCTGATGACGGGGCTTTTCTGCAATTCTGCCACTGCCCAGACATATCTGTATTTTCAGGACAGCCCTTCAGGGGACTATTATGAATTCAGTTGGATGGAGTTAACCGCCCCAAGCGAACTTGAGCGAATGGGCAGTGAACTGAGACGGTTTCCGGTTGAGGTTAATACTCCTGCTGTTCAGGGGACCAACTGCCTGCGGCTTAAATGGAAATCCGTTGCCGGTGGTGATTGGATAGCCATTGCTGCAGGATTAAACTGGACGGATAAAAATCTGACAAACACCGATACACTGATTTTCTGGCTCAGATCGGTTGAAGGTTTGAACAGCAGTAATCTTCCGCGCGTTTTCATGGAGGATGTCAGCAATGTTAAAACCACCAAACACAGTTTTTCCGCCTGGTGCAGCAACCTGGCCCCGGGCGTCTGGAACAGGGTGGCCATACCTATGAGCATGTTCCTGAATTACGGTGATCCGGTCGACTTTACCAGGATTAAAACCATAGGCTTTTCACAGGGTATCACCGATAATGTAATCCATACCCTGCTGGTTGATGACATGAGGGTTTTCAAGGGAGATGGCACATCGCCACCGGCATCCCAGCCTTCAGGGGTAACGGCAGCGGGTTACGACAGCCATATTGAGATCGGGTGGCTCCCGAATCCCGAACCCTTTATCAACGGATATGAAGTACAACGGTCCTCTGACGGCGGGAATTCCTGGCAGACAGTCTATGTAACCGATAATAACACTACACGGTATGTCGACTGGGTCAGGCCCCTGGGCACACAGGTAAGTGCGTCGTATCGCGTCAGGGCGCTGAATGCATCCAATGAGCCCTCGGTTCCGTCAGTACCGGCATCATCATCTACCAGAATTTTTTCAGACGATGAACTGCTGGATATGGTTCAGGAATATACCTTCCGGTATTTCTACGATTTTGCCCACCCTGCATCGGGGATGGCGAGGGAAAGAAACTCATCGGGCGATGTTGTTACCACGGGCGGTTCGGGTTTTGGCATTATGGCATTGCTTGCTGGCATTGAGAGGGGCTATATCACGCGACAGCAGGGAATTGACAGGGTGTTAAAAATCATTTCATTTCTCGAAAATGCCGACCGCTTTCACGGTGTCTGGCCGCACTGGCTCAACGGGAATACAGGCGCCACCGTGCCTTTCAGTGAATTCGACAATGGCGGCGACCTGGTTGAAACCGGCTTCCTTATACAGGGGCTCCTGACAGCCCGGCAATATTTTAACCTGTCAACACCTGAAGAACAACAAATTGTATCCAGGATAACTGCCCTCTGGGAATCGGTGGAATGGAACTGGTACAGCCGAAACAATTCAGGCGTACTGTACTGGCACTGGTCGCCGGATTATGGCTGGCAGATGAATATGCAGGTAAGGGGCTGGAACGAAGCTGCAATCATTTACATGCTGGCCATTGCCTCACCCACCCATGCGGTGCCGGCATCATACTGGAATAACGGCTGGGCGGGTATGTCGTATTACAGAAACGGAAGGTCTTTCTATGGATATACGCTCGATGTCGGATGGGACAGGGGCGGTCCACTCTTTTTTGCCCATTATTCTTTCCTGGGGTTCGATCCGCGCAATATCAAAGATCAGTTTACCAATTATTTTAACCTGAACCGCAATCATACTCTGATCCACAGGGCATACTGCACGCAGAACCCACTCGGACATGCCGGCTATGGCCCCAATTGCTGGGGTCTTACAGCCAGTGACGATCCGGACGGCTATATGGCCCACGAGCCCGTTCAGGGCCGTGACAACGGAACCATAACACCCACTGCCGCGCTTTCATCCATGCCTTATACGCCGGTTGAGTCTTTGGGTGCACTGAAACATTTTTACAGGGAATTGGGAGCAAAAACCTGGGGATGGATGGGCTTTTACGACGCCTTTAACCAGAGCCGGAACTGGTGGGCCACCTCTTACCTTGCCATTGACCAGGGCCCCATAATTGTGATGATTGAAAACCACCGCTCGGAATTGCTCTGGAACAATTTTATGGCAAATCCCGAAATTGCCCCGATGCTTGAAGCCATCGGGTTCGTGCCGGATCCATTCGGCAGTCAGGAAATTGATCCACATCAGGATCAGATCCGGATTTACCCCAATCCTGTGAATCAGGATCATTTCAGTATCACAATAAAACTATACATCCCCGATCTGCTGACCATCTCCATCCTTGACATTACCGGCAAAAAAGTTACCTCTCCGCTAACCTTAACATACCAGAACAGCGGGGAAGCGTCCTGTAATATTGGAACCGGCAACCTGAAAAAGGGCATGTATTTTTTAACAATAAACGGTACAAATCACAGGTCGGCACACAAACTTATTATTCAATAA
- a CDS encoding carboxypeptidase-like regulatory domain-containing protein, with the protein MKKIKLLFILILALGIIPAAMAQQVRVSGQVKNASNGETLPGVTVVVKGTTSGTSTDIEGRFSIEVPSTATLIFSFVGMETQEIPVQGRTTINVSLNSSASMLDEVVVVGYGSAKRMDLTGSITTVKAKDLALTSDI; encoded by the coding sequence ATGAAAAAAATTAAACTACTCTTTATTCTGATACTCGCGCTGGGGATAATCCCGGCAGCGATGGCACAGCAGGTCAGGGTTTCGGGGCAGGTCAAGAATGCCTCTAACGGAGAAACCCTTCCGGGCGTAACTGTAGTTGTAAAAGGGACTACCAGTGGCACCTCCACTGATATTGAAGGGCGTTTCAGCATTGAGGTTCCTTCCACGGCAACACTGATATTCAGTTTTGTGGGAATGGAGACCCAGGAAATTCCTGTGCAGGGGCGCACCACAATAAACGTATCCCTGAACTCATCCGCCAGCATGCTTGATGAGGTGGTGGTGGTCGGCTACGGTTCGGCCAAGCGTATGGACCTCACGGGATCTATTACAACTGTAAAGGCCAAGGACCTGGCCCTGACTTCTGACATTTAG
- a CDS encoding IS1634 family transposase, translated as MYSVRKVKTKSGSTAVQVVQYVGHRSIIAKHIGSGKDETEVTILRKKAFEWIEEQSSQLSLFPSEKQKVLVVERGECVKVSHLFAYHFLMNCMDECGLSHLPHLLLDLAIMRLIEPASKSRSVELLDYYFGIKYSQRFYRNIPKFIDYKVEIEHCAYNVAKTKFNEPFYFVLYDVTTLYFESFKADEFKSQGFSKDNKSQQPQVVIGLLVTQSGFPLISEVFAGNTFEGKTMMPVIEKFISEHPYSKPIIVADAAMLDEERLIELRKRGISYIVGARLSNASLTLVKKINAKLSGNPGTIERFASRHGDLVCDFSLKRYKKESNELTKQVQKAEELVAKQSCKVKTKFIRKVTKERIELNTALIEKRKLLLGIKGYCTDLSENELPSKIVIDRYHQLWHVEQSFRMSKFDLQARPIYHQNHDAIKAHVLICFVALIAEKYLQLTTKLSLREIRFLLWNITETHIQDNLTKEVFVFRSPMGDVLKSNLAELILKWNLLPH; from the coding sequence ATGTATTCGGTAAGAAAGGTTAAAACCAAGTCTGGCTCTACCGCTGTTCAGGTAGTTCAGTACGTTGGACATCGGTCCATAATTGCCAAGCATATAGGCAGTGGAAAAGACGAGACCGAAGTGACTATTCTACGAAAGAAGGCTTTTGAATGGATTGAAGAGCAGTCTTCTCAATTATCTTTATTCCCGTCAGAAAAACAGAAGGTTTTAGTTGTAGAAAGAGGTGAGTGCGTAAAAGTTAGCCATCTATTTGCATATCATTTTCTTATGAATTGTATGGATGAATGTGGGTTGTCCCATCTGCCTCATCTTTTATTGGATTTAGCCATTATGAGGTTAATTGAGCCCGCCTCAAAATCTCGTTCTGTTGAGCTTCTGGATTACTATTTTGGGATAAAGTATTCTCAGCGCTTCTATCGCAACATTCCCAAGTTTATCGATTATAAAGTAGAAATTGAGCATTGCGCCTACAATGTTGCTAAGACTAAATTTAACGAGCCCTTCTATTTTGTCCTGTATGATGTAACAACGCTCTATTTTGAGTCTTTTAAGGCTGATGAGTTCAAGAGTCAGGGATTTTCCAAAGACAACAAATCTCAGCAACCACAGGTTGTAATCGGCCTGCTGGTAACTCAGTCTGGATTCCCATTAATTTCAGAGGTTTTTGCAGGCAATACCTTCGAAGGAAAAACAATGATGCCTGTTATTGAAAAATTTATCTCGGAGCACCCTTACTCCAAACCGATTATTGTGGCAGATGCAGCAATGCTTGATGAAGAAAGATTAATAGAACTTCGTAAAAGGGGGATATCCTATATAGTAGGAGCCAGATTGTCTAACGCAAGCTTAACATTGGTAAAAAAGATCAATGCCAAATTGAGTGGGAATCCAGGTACGATTGAACGATTTGCTTCACGACATGGGGACTTAGTTTGTGATTTTTCGCTCAAACGATATAAGAAGGAATCCAATGAATTAACAAAACAGGTTCAAAAAGCTGAAGAGCTGGTAGCCAAGCAGTCTTGCAAAGTAAAAACGAAATTTATCAGAAAGGTTACTAAAGAGAGAATCGAATTAAATACAGCATTGATAGAGAAAAGAAAGCTATTACTTGGTATAAAAGGGTATTGTACCGATTTATCAGAGAATGAACTACCCAGTAAAATTGTTATTGACCGATACCACCAGCTGTGGCATGTCGAACAATCATTTCGAATGAGTAAGTTCGATTTGCAAGCACGACCGATTTATCACCAAAACCATGATGCGATTAAAGCGCATGTCCTAATATGCTTTGTAGCGCTAATAGCTGAAAAATACCTTCAATTGACTACAAAACTATCTCTAAGAGAGATCCGGTTCTTGCTATGGAATATTACAGAAACGCACATCCAGGATAACCTGACTAAAGAAGTGTTCGTTTTCCGATCGCCAATGGGAGATGTTTTAAAAAGCAATCTTGCAGAACTTATTTTAAAGTGGAATTTACTACCGCACTAA
- a CDS encoding SusC/RagA family TonB-linked outer membrane protein: MAQQVRVSGQVKNASNGETLPGVTVVVKGTTSGTSTDIEGRFSIEVPSTATLIFSFVGMETQEIPVQGRTTINVSLNSSASMLDEVVVVGYGSAKRMDLTGSITTVKAKDLAYQAVANPAQALQGKVAGVQVTNSGSPGSSPVIRIRGLGTVSSSSSPLYVVDGILTNDISYLGTNDIENITFLKDASSSAIYGVRAANGVIIVTTKRSQSREARISYSGYTGFQKVVNKFELAKGVQYIDLVNEKNKLLAEASGSTFTPIDPADYPDEIDWYNEVLREKSLTQSHDISVMGGSAKSLYTFGASWFMQEGLVKGHDYDRINIRSSLESEVMKNLKVGYSANLSTYKFKDVPGVFYNAYVAPPVFTAKLNDSTFNPMGSGSLGNFSNPAAQLYYFNSRSNGIRFLGSAFAELKILEHFKLKTSYGIDYGSNRNRSYTPYYVVSETQVDTNRTLSRSMNYSTDGFWDNTLTYENTFGKHKVTAMAGISAQEFRDLGLSGSRSGVENYGDQSLYLGFGDQTTSNSGDYGSKITALSYFGRATYNYMDKYLFTGTLRYDGSSVFPSDERFDLFPSVGFGWVMTNEDFMQNQSIFDFLKLRASWGVTGNNRIPANIYTLTIAKGGELSTAFGQGGNVVIAEGANITSAVPPTLRWEKVKEFDIAFEGLAVGNKLSFELDYYHRLTVDGIFPTTLSATAGTSGSYLQNNGDFLNQGIELTLGWTDKAGDFNYSFNTNFTYNKNEVKELLEGTLGLFGGNLPVGGFFSTYTIVGEPIGSYYGRNVVGIFQNEDDINNYTWTNPETNEEVLIQPNAKPGDFKYEDVDNNGLIDAKDRVFLGSALPTYLFGFNATLEYKGVDFSVDIYAQGGNKIYNAKRAQRLGNENYDLDFYENRWTGEGSTNEYPSADLTADNMLPNSWYIEPGGFVRIRNIQVGYTIPEKMVTKLGIRSVRFYVNTSNPFTFFKYNGFSPEIASSSPTSQGIDLNVYPMSATYNFGVNVNF, encoded by the coding sequence ATGGCACAGCAGGTCAGGGTTTCGGGGCAGGTCAAGAATGCCTCTAACGGAGAAACCCTTCCGGGCGTAACTGTAGTTGTAAAAGGGACTACCAGTGGCACCTCCACTGATATTGAAGGGCGTTTCAGCATTGAGGTTCCTTCCACGGCAACACTGATATTCAGTTTTGTGGGAATGGAGACCCAGGAAATTCCTGTGCAGGGGCGCACCACAATAAACGTATCCCTGAACTCATCCGCCAGCATGCTTGATGAGGTGGTGGTGGTCGGCTACGGTTCGGCCAAGCGTATGGACCTCACGGGATCTATTACAACTGTAAAGGCCAAGGACCTGGCGTATCAGGCAGTAGCCAATCCCGCACAAGCCCTCCAGGGTAAAGTAGCCGGGGTGCAGGTAACCAACAGTGGTTCGCCGGGCAGTTCACCTGTTATCCGCATCCGCGGACTGGGAACCGTTTCCTCAAGTTCTTCGCCGCTTTACGTTGTCGACGGTATCCTCACCAACGACATCAGCTACCTGGGCACCAACGACATCGAAAACATCACTTTCCTCAAAGATGCCTCTTCATCGGCCATTTACGGGGTGCGCGCAGCCAACGGGGTTATTATTGTGACAACCAAGCGCAGCCAGAGCCGCGAAGCGAGAATCTCCTATTCGGGTTACACCGGTTTTCAGAAGGTAGTCAACAAGTTTGAACTTGCTAAGGGAGTGCAATATATTGACCTTGTTAATGAAAAGAACAAACTGCTTGCAGAAGCTTCCGGAAGCACTTTTACCCCTATCGACCCTGCCGATTATCCTGATGAAATTGACTGGTATAATGAGGTCCTGCGCGAAAAATCCCTCACCCAGAGCCATGATATCAGTGTAATGGGTGGTTCGGCCAAAAGTCTTTACACTTTCGGCGCTTCCTGGTTTATGCAGGAAGGATTGGTGAAGGGACATGACTATGACCGGATCAATATCAGGTCATCGCTCGAATCTGAGGTAATGAAAAACCTGAAGGTCGGGTATTCGGCAAATTTATCGACTTATAAATTCAAAGATGTTCCCGGCGTTTTCTACAATGCATACGTTGCGCCTCCTGTTTTCACGGCTAAACTGAATGACAGCACCTTCAATCCGATGGGATCTGGCAGCCTGGGCAATTTCTCCAACCCGGCCGCGCAACTGTATTATTTCAACAGCCGGTCAAATGGCATCCGCTTTCTGGGCAGCGCTTTTGCCGAACTCAAGATTCTTGAGCATTTCAAGCTGAAGACCTCCTACGGTATAGATTACGGCAGCAACCGGAACCGTAGCTATACGCCTTATTATGTAGTATCGGAAACACAGGTTGACACCAACCGCACCCTGAGCCGCTCCATGAATTATTCAACAGACGGATTCTGGGACAATACCCTTACCTATGAGAACACCTTCGGAAAGCATAAAGTAACTGCGATGGCAGGCATCTCAGCCCAGGAATTCCGCGACCTTGGTCTTTCAGGCAGCCGCAGTGGGGTTGAAAATTATGGAGATCAATCCCTGTATCTGGGTTTCGGAGATCAGACAACTTCCAACTCAGGAGACTATGGCTCAAAAATCACGGCTTTGTCCTATTTCGGAAGGGCTACTTATAACTACATGGATAAATATCTGTTTACCGGAACACTGCGATATGACGGCAGCTCAGTTTTCCCCTCCGACGAACGCTTCGACCTTTTTCCGTCTGTTGGTTTTGGCTGGGTGATGACTAATGAAGATTTCATGCAAAATCAGAGCATTTTTGACTTCCTTAAGTTAAGGGCCAGCTGGGGTGTTACCGGCAACAACCGGATTCCCGCAAACATTTACACCCTTACCATAGCCAAAGGCGGCGAACTGTCAACAGCCTTCGGACAGGGTGGCAATGTGGTGATTGCCGAAGGCGCCAACATCACCAGCGCGGTACCTCCAACCCTGAGATGGGAAAAAGTAAAGGAGTTTGACATCGCATTTGAAGGTCTGGCTGTCGGCAACAAGTTATCGTTCGAACTGGATTATTATCACAGGCTAACCGTTGACGGCATCTTCCCGACTACCCTTTCGGCTACTGCCGGAACCTCGGGCAGCTACCTTCAGAATAACGGGGATTTCCTGAATCAGGGAATTGAACTAACACTCGGATGGACCGACAAAGCCGGTGACTTCAATTACTCCTTCAACACCAACTTTACCTACAATAAAAACGAGGTTAAAGAGCTGCTTGAAGGCACGCTCGGACTCTTTGGCGGAAATCTTCCGGTAGGAGGATTTTTCTCAACCTATACCATTGTCGGGGAGCCCATTGGGTCCTATTACGGCCGCAATGTGGTTGGAATCTTCCAGAACGAAGATGATATAAACAATTACACATGGACCAATCCTGAAACCAACGAAGAGGTGTTGATTCAACCCAATGCAAAACCAGGCGACTTTAAGTATGAAGATGTGGACAACAATGGCCTGATTGACGCCAAAGACCGTGTATTTCTGGGAAGTGCGCTGCCGACCTACCTGTTTGGTTTCAATGCCACCCTCGAATACAAGGGCGTTGACTTCAGCGTGGACATTTATGCACAGGGAGGTAATAAGATTTATAATGCCAAACGCGCACAGCGTCTCGGCAACGAAAACTACGACCTTGACTTCTACGAAAACCGCTGGACCGGCGAAGGCTCAACCAACGAATACCCCTCAGCCGACCTCACTGCCGACAATATGCTTCCCAACTCCTGGTACATTGAACCCGGCGGATTTGTGCGCATCAGAAACATTCAGGTAGGATATACCATTCCTGAGAAGATGGTCACCAAACTTGGCATAAGAAGTGTCCGTTTTTATGTAAACACATCCAATCCGTTCACATTTTTCAAATACAACGGATTCAGCCCCGAGATCGCCAGCAGTTCTCCCACCTCTCAAGGCATCGACCTGAATGTTTATCCGATGTCGGCCACTTATAATTTTGGTGTCAATGTTAATTTCTAA
- a CDS encoding ISAon1 family transposase has protein sequence MPGKKLQRYYRNKLSDFSQWEHCKDASKGLIFPENLGPYLSIDETSLSQGELYTIITNKSAKGKKGALVAILEGTNSETIIPLLSQLPAKERNKVIEVTLDLAGNMNLIVRKCFPKATIVIDRFHVQQLATEALQEIRIKHRWEALDQENDAIEKAKMYKQIFIPEVLPNGDTLKQLLARSRYLLYKSEQNWTQQQADRAAILFERFPDIKLAYELTQSLSRIYTSTTEKIYAYTRLAKWHEKVEKAGFKAFNTISKTIMNHYRKILNYFDNRSTNASAESFNAKIKAFRQQYRGVSDVNFFLFRLSKLYA, from the coding sequence GTGCCAGGCAAGAAGTTGCAACGTTATTATCGCAACAAATTGAGCGATTTCAGTCAATGGGAACACTGCAAAGATGCAAGTAAGGGTTTGATCTTTCCAGAGAATCTGGGGCCATATCTTTCGATTGACGAAACCTCCTTATCTCAGGGTGAACTTTATACCATCATCACCAATAAATCAGCCAAAGGCAAGAAAGGTGCACTGGTAGCTATTCTGGAAGGCACCAACTCCGAAACAATCATTCCGTTGCTGTCTCAACTTCCGGCAAAAGAACGCAATAAGGTGATTGAGGTTACCTTGGATTTGGCCGGGAACATGAATCTTATCGTGCGAAAGTGTTTCCCCAAAGCGACTATTGTTATTGACAGATTCCATGTCCAGCAATTAGCAACAGAAGCCCTTCAGGAAATACGCATTAAACACCGGTGGGAAGCATTGGATCAGGAGAATGACGCTATTGAGAAAGCAAAAATGTACAAACAGATATTTATTCCAGAAGTGTTACCCAACGGAGATACCCTTAAGCAACTTCTTGCCAGAAGCAGATACTTGCTTTATAAAAGTGAGCAGAACTGGACCCAACAACAGGCTGATAGAGCGGCAATACTATTTGAACGCTTCCCTGATATCAAATTGGCCTATGAATTAACCCAAAGCTTATCAAGAATATACACTTCCACAACTGAGAAAATCTATGCATATACCAGACTCGCTAAATGGCATGAAAAGGTCGAAAAAGCAGGATTTAAAGCCTTTAACACGATCTCCAAGACAATAATGAATCATTATAGGAAAATCCTCAACTACTTCGATAACCGAAGCACCAATGCAAGTGCTGAATCTTTTAATGCTAAGATTAAAGCTTTCAGACAACAATATAGAGGTGTAAGTGATGTTAATTTTTTCCTCTTTCGGTTATCTAAACTCTATGCCTAA